Below is a genomic region from Microbacterium sp. LWO12-1.2.
TCGTGGCACTCGCTCATGGCACCAACGACGCGCAGAAGACGATGGGCGTCATCACCCTGGCCCTGATCACGGTCGGGTGGCAGAGCTCTTCGCAGGCCGACCCGTACCTGTGGGTCATCGTCGCGTGCGCCGTGACGATCGCCCTCGGCACCTACCTGGGCGGCTGGCGCATCATCCGCACGCTCGGCAAGGGACTCACCGATGTGAAGCCCGCGCAGGGTTTCTCGGCGGAGAGCTCGACGGCTGCGACGATCCTCGCCTCCAGCGCCTTCGGTTTCGCCCTGTCCACGACCCAGGTGGCCTCCGGTTCCGTCATCGGATCCGGGCTCGGACGTCGCGGATCCAGCGTGCGATGGAGCACGGCGGGCCGGATCGCCATCGGCTGGCTCCTCACTCTTCCCGCCGCGGGTGCGGTGGGTGCGCTGGCCGCGCTGCTCATCAACTGGCTGGGCAACTGGGGCATCTTCATCGACGCGGTACTCGCTCTCGCCGTGATCATCGGCCTGTTCCTGCGCTCGCGTCGTGACGCCGTGACCTCCGCCAACGCGATGAGCGATGTCGCCGAGTCGGGGCTGGCGATCGAGCTCCCTGACACACCGCCGCCGACGCGTCGGCAGCAGCGCATCGAGAGGGCGAAGGCCGAAGCCAAGGCCCGTGCGCTGGCGCGGGAGAAGGCGAAGGCCGAGGCCAAGCAGAAAGCCGAGGCCAAGCAGAAGGCCGCGAAGAAGGCGCGCACGAAGGGCGCCTCCTCGGCCGTGAAGGTCGAAGAACCCGAGGCGACGCGCAGCGAGGAGTCGAAATGAACGTCGAGATCGACTGGTCGGCCTTCCTCCTGGTGTTCGTCGCGGCGCTTGTCGGAGCGGCATCCATCGTCACTTTCTACGCCGTCGGCCTGCGTCTGCTGGTCCGCAGCGGCCGGTCGCCGGTCGTCAGTCCCGCGGAGTTCACGGATGCGATCACGGTGATCACCGACAAGGATCTGCGGCGCGCCGCGAAGCAGGCGGCGAAGGCGGCGAAGAAGAGCCCCCTCAGCGAAGGCGAGAAGACGCTGTCGCTGGTCGGCGCCTACGCGTGCTTCGGGCTCTGCGCGGTCGCGGTCGTGGCCGGCATCCTGATCATCGTCGTCGGGCACTGAGGCGAGCGTCGGGCCCGCTCGTCAGCGCAGCAGGCCCGACACCAGAGCGTCGATGATCTCGTCCGTCGACGTCTCGGGGTCGAGCGGCGTCGTGAGGCGGTCGAGCAGCATGCCGTCGATCGCGTAGTGGAAGAGCGCGAGCTCCTGGCGTCCGCCGGGAAGGCCTGCATCGGCGTTGAAAGCGATGTCGCCTTCGAAGCCGGCCCGCTGCCACGCCCCGAGGACAGCGGCGACCTCGGGGCGACGGCTGCTCTCCAGCCGCAACTCGAACAGTGCCAGCGTCACGTCGCGCTCCTCGCTGAGACGACGGACGATGTCGCGCAGGTAGTCGGCGAACAGGGCGACTCCTGGTTCCGCAGAACCACGTCGCGCAAGGTCCTCGTCGGAGGGGGCCAGGCGCTCTCCGATGCGGTCGACAAGACCCGTGACCAGGGCTTCACGACTGCGGAAGTAGTTCGACGTGGTGCCGGTGGGGACACCGGCCACCTCGTCCACGGCGCGGTGCGTGAGCCCCCGGGAGCCTTCGCGGGCGAGCACCGTGAGCCCGGCATCCGCGATGAGCCGTCGTCGCGATTCGTTCTTGGCCATGCTCCTCATGCTAGCGGGAGCACGACAGCCGTCGTGGTCCGGAGCCTCTCGCGCGATACTCTGCGCTCCGGCAGGACGCGGCGGGGTACCCCCGCCTAGGCTGGTGCCATGTCAGCGCCCCTCGACGAGGAGTACGTGTTCGGCCGGCACCAGCCCGCATCGCACGTGCTCATCCATGTCAGCGATCCGCACTTCCTCGCCGGGGGAGCGCGTCTCGGCGGCCGGTATGACGTGGAGGAGAACTTCGCGCGCACGCTCGACGCGATCCGACGAGTGCATCCCCACCCTGCGGCGATCGTGATCACGGGAGACCTCGCCGACCTGGGGGAGCCCGATGCCTATCGCCGTCTCCGCGCGGCCGTCGAGCCGGTGGCGGCCGAGCTCGACACCGTCGTGGTGTGGGTCGCCGGCAATCACGACGAGCGCCCCGCCCTGCGCGAAGGGCTCCTCGATCTCGCACCCACCGAGGAACCTGTGACCGGTGTCTGGGATCTCGGTGGTCTGCGCCTTATCGCTCTCGATACGAGCGTTCCCGGCTGGCATCACGGCGATCTCGATCGGGGCCAGCTCGATTGGCTCGCACGAATCCTCGAGGAGCCGGCTCCGCACGGCACGCTGCTGGCGATGCATCATCCGCCGCTGCCGAGCCACCTCGCGCTGTTCGACATCCTCGAGCTGCAGCATCAGGACGAGCTGGCCGAGGTCATCCGGGGTACCGACGTGCGCGGCATCCTGGCCGGACACCTCCACTATTCCGCGCATGGCATGTTCGCGGATGTTCCCGTGAGTGTCTCGTCCGCGACGTGCTACACGATGAACGTGGCTCTTCCCGCCCCCGACGTGAACGGCATGGACGCGGCCCAGGCGTTCCAGCTGGTCCATGTGCACCCGGACACCATCACCCATACCGTGGTGCCCGTCACCGATGCGCCGACAGGCGCCTATTTCTCCGCCGAATGGCTGGAGCGGATGGCGCGGCTCACGCCGCAGGAACGCCTCGAGGCGTTCTCCCGCAAACCGGCACGCTGATACCGCTCCGAGGGGGGACGCGGCGAGCGGGCGTAGACTGGAGACATCCCCCACCTCTCTCACCCGCCACGACCCACAAGGATGTGACATGGCTTCTGCCGCGCCTCCCCTTACCCGTACCGAGTCCGATTCGCTCGGAAGCATGGAGATCCCCGCCGACGCGTACTGGGGCATCCACACTGCTCGAGCCGATGCGAACTTCCCGATCACGAAGCGCCCGATCTCGGTGTATCCGGATCTCGTCAGGGCACTCGCGATGGTCAAGCAGGCGAGCGCGCGGGCGAACCGCGCGATCGGTGTGCTCGACCCGGAGCGCGCTGACCTGATCGATCGGGCAGCGCAGCGTGTCATCGATGGTGAGTTCCACGACCAGTTCACCGTGGGTGTCATCCAGGGCGGCGCCGGCACCTCGACCAACATGAACGCGAACGAGGTCATCACCAACATCGCGCTCGAGATGGCGGGGCGGGCGAAGGGCGACTACGCCTTCCTGTCGCCGATCGATCACACCAACCGCAGCCAGTCCACGAACGACGTCTACCCGACAGCCGTGAAGATCGGCCTCTCGCTGACGCTGCGTTCTCTCCTCGACGAGCTCGACCTGCTGCGTCGGTCGTTCCTCGGCAAGGCAGGCGAGTTCCACGACATCCTCAAGGTCGGACGCACGCAGCTCCAGGACGCGGTGCCGATGACGCTCGGTCAGGAGTTCCACGGATTCGCGACCACTCTCGGCGAGGACCACAGTCGTCTGACCGAGAACGCGTCGCTGATGTTCGAGATCAACATGGGTGCGACCGCGATCGGCACAGGAATCACGACGCACGCCGACTACGCGCCGGCGGTGCTGCACCACCTGCGCGAGATCACCGGTCTGGATCTGTCCACCGCCACGGACCTCGTCGAGTCGACGAGCGACACGGGGTCCTTCATGTCGTTCTCCTCGACACTCAAGCGCAACGCGATCAAGCTCTCCAAGATCTGCAACGACCTGCGCCTGCTCGCGTCCGGACCGCAGGCCGGGCTCGGTGAGATCAACCTTCCCGCCATGCAGGCCGGGTCCAGCATCATGCCGGGCAAGGTCAACCCGGTGATCCCCGAGGTCGTCAACCAGGTCGCGTTCGCCGTGGTCGGTGCCGACATGACCGTCACGATGGCGGTGGAGGGCGGCCAGCTGCAGCTCAACGCCTTCGAGCCCGTGATCGCCCACTCGATCTTCCAGTCGATCACCTGGATGCGTCAGGCGATGTGGACGCTGCGTGTCAACTGCATCGACGGCATCACCGCGAACCGCGACCGCCTCGGGGCGATGGTCGGTGCCTCGGTCGGTGTCATCACCGCTCTGACTCCGTTCATCGGTTACGCAGCCGCTGCGGCGCTGGCCAAGACGGCCCTGCTCACGAACCGCAATGTGGCCGACCTCGTGGTCGAGGCCGGTCTGATGTCCCGCGACGAGGTCATGAAGCAGCTCTCGCCGGCACGACTCTCCGGGCTCGAGGCCGTCACCGCGGCGATCCCGATCATCGCGCCGGAGGATCTCATCGAGATCTGACGCACTCATGACGAAGGCCCCGGCGAGAGATCGCCGGGGCCTTCGTCATGTCAGGGAGTCGATCAGTCCAGGATGCGGCAGTGCGTGGTGAGCGCGCCGATGCCGTCGATGCCGACGGTGACCGTGGAGCGGTCGCGGAGGAAGATCTGCGGATCGCGCGAGTATCCGGCTCCGCCCGGGCTGCCGGTGGAGATGAGCGTGCCGGGCAGCAACGTCAACGACTGCGACAGATGCGTGATGAGCGTGGCGACCGAGCGGACCATCTGGTCGGTCGAGGCATCCTGCACGGTGTGGCCGTCCACGACGGTCCAGATGTGCAGGTCCTGAGGGTCGGGGATCTCGTCGGCGGTGACGACGAACGGACCGGTGGGGGTGAAGCCGTCGAACGACTTGCACCGCGACCACTGGGCTTCGGAGAACTGGACGTTGCGCGCAGTGATGTCGTTGACCACCGTGTAGCCCCAGACATGGGACAGAGCCTCGTCGTGGGTGACGTCCTTGGCGGGGGTGCCGATGAGCACTCCGAGCTCCGCTTCGTAGTCCACTGCCTCGCTGAGGGTGCGCGGCCACGAGGTGGTGTGCTCGTGGCCGGTCAGGGAGTTTGGCCACAGCGTGAACACGGTAGGAGCGGTGTCGGTCTTCAAGCCGAGTTCGCTCGAGTGCGCGGCGTAGTTGAGGCCGACGGCGAGCACGGCAGGCGGAGCGATGACGGCGGAGTCGAAGGTCCACCCATCCAACGGGTGCCGCGGTGCGGACCCGTCCGCGAGTGCCGCGCGGAGGGCGACGAGCATCTCGTCTCCTCCTTCGATGAGCTGCTGCAGGGTTGCAGGAGCGTCGGCCAGGAGATCAGAGACGAGGATGGCGTCGGCGTCTTCCACCACGGCGAGAATCGCACGAGGGGAATCGGCACGGCGCAGATGAGCGAACCGCATGCCTCTACGCTACCGGGTGGGCGCCGCGATCAGCCTGGAGGTGTCCGCCATATCGCGGCACGATCGCTTGTGGCCCATATGCTTTGGCTATGACTTTCGGAGGACCGTCTCAGCCTCAGCAGCCGTCGCCGTACACGCCGCCGC
It encodes:
- a CDS encoding peptidase; protein product: MNVEIDWSAFLLVFVAALVGAASIVTFYAVGLRLLVRSGRSPVVSPAEFTDAITVITDKDLRRAAKQAAKAAKKSPLSEGEKTLSLVGAYACFGLCAVAVVAGILIIVVGH
- a CDS encoding fumarylacetoacetate hydrolase family protein, encoding MRFAHLRRADSPRAILAVVEDADAILVSDLLADAPATLQQLIEGGDEMLVALRAALADGSAPRHPLDGWTFDSAVIAPPAVLAVGLNYAAHSSELGLKTDTAPTVFTLWPNSLTGHEHTTSWPRTLSEAVDYEAELGVLIGTPAKDVTHDEALSHVWGYTVVNDITARNVQFSEAQWSRCKSFDGFTPTGPFVVTADEIPDPQDLHIWTVVDGHTVQDASTDQMVRSVATLITHLSQSLTLLPGTLISTGSPGGAGYSRDPQIFLRDRSTVTVGIDGIGALTTHCRILD
- a CDS encoding inorganic phosphate transporter — encoded protein: METAALIVVLVILLALFFDFTNGFHDTANAMATPIATGALKPKTAVLLAAVLNLVGAFLSTEVSKTVSHGIIHEDGIKADIFLPMIFAGLIGAITWNMLTWLLGLPSSSSHALFGGLIGATLVGVGASGIDFGMVLSKIILPALIAPVTAGIIAFAATKIAYSITRRYDNKPDGRDGFRWGQIFTSSLVALAHGTNDAQKTMGVITLALITVGWQSSSQADPYLWVIVACAVTIALGTYLGGWRIIRTLGKGLTDVKPAQGFSAESSTAATILASSAFGFALSTTQVASGSVIGSGLGRRGSSVRWSTAGRIAIGWLLTLPAAGAVGALAALLINWLGNWGIFIDAVLALAVIIGLFLRSRRDAVTSANAMSDVAESGLAIELPDTPPPTRRQQRIERAKAEAKARALAREKAKAEAKQKAEAKQKAAKKARTKGASSAVKVEEPEATRSEESK
- a CDS encoding metallophosphoesterase, whose amino-acid sequence is MSAPLDEEYVFGRHQPASHVLIHVSDPHFLAGGARLGGRYDVEENFARTLDAIRRVHPHPAAIVITGDLADLGEPDAYRRLRAAVEPVAAELDTVVVWVAGNHDERPALREGLLDLAPTEEPVTGVWDLGGLRLIALDTSVPGWHHGDLDRGQLDWLARILEEPAPHGTLLAMHHPPLPSHLALFDILELQHQDELAEVIRGTDVRGILAGHLHYSAHGMFADVPVSVSSATCYTMNVALPAPDVNGMDAAQAFQLVHVHPDTITHTVVPVTDAPTGAYFSAEWLERMARLTPQERLEAFSRKPAR
- a CDS encoding TetR/AcrR family transcriptional regulator → MAKNESRRRLIADAGLTVLAREGSRGLTHRAVDEVAGVPTGTTSNYFRSREALVTGLVDRIGERLAPSDEDLARRGSAEPGVALFADYLRDIVRRLSEERDVTLALFELRLESSRRPEVAAVLGAWQRAGFEGDIAFNADAGLPGGRQELALFHYAIDGMLLDRLTTPLDPETSTDEIIDALVSGLLR
- a CDS encoding aspartate ammonia-lyase; this encodes MASAAPPLTRTESDSLGSMEIPADAYWGIHTARADANFPITKRPISVYPDLVRALAMVKQASARANRAIGVLDPERADLIDRAAQRVIDGEFHDQFTVGVIQGGAGTSTNMNANEVITNIALEMAGRAKGDYAFLSPIDHTNRSQSTNDVYPTAVKIGLSLTLRSLLDELDLLRRSFLGKAGEFHDILKVGRTQLQDAVPMTLGQEFHGFATTLGEDHSRLTENASLMFEINMGATAIGTGITTHADYAPAVLHHLREITGLDLSTATDLVESTSDTGSFMSFSSTLKRNAIKLSKICNDLRLLASGPQAGLGEINLPAMQAGSSIMPGKVNPVIPEVVNQVAFAVVGADMTVTMAVEGGQLQLNAFEPVIAHSIFQSITWMRQAMWTLRVNCIDGITANRDRLGAMVGASVGVITALTPFIGYAAAAALAKTALLTNRNVADLVVEAGLMSRDEVMKQLSPARLSGLEAVTAAIPIIAPEDLIEI